Proteins from a genomic interval of Rhipicephalus microplus isolate Deutch F79 chromosome 6, USDA_Rmic, whole genome shotgun sequence:
- the LOC119168008 gene encoding uncharacterized protein LOC119168008 has product MAAVAILAVLTALSLGEPTDSACDGTPLKVFDAVNELVKKLPAEYTETLNRESDWFPGVTLTTTTLKGLENCEILGPVQTYCRGNDDLTLFELHCTPLSNAINWSMCKGRNGTLVSTIRYARMSVEFFTEYTNNGTDVRLVSAGTVAPSELTGIGMTMSGSSEFVKNAVSTLAGSFSEAVREMWLGTLPGYLLNVLHDIKRKRQDR; this is encoded by the exons ATGGCGGCTGTGGCGATACTGGCAGTGTTAACAGCCTTGTCTCTCGGAGAACCAACAG attcTGCGTGCGATGGCACACCACTGAAAGTGTTTGACGCAGTAAACGAGTTGGTAAAAAAACTGCCCGCCGAATATACTGAAACCCTGAATCGCGAGTCGGATTGGTTTCCCGGAGTGACGCTGACAACGACGACGCTCAAAGGGCTTGAAAACTGCGAAATTTTGGGACCCGTTCAGACATACTGCCGAGGCAATGACGACTTGACTTTG ttcGAGCTACACTGCACGCCTCTCTCCAACGCCATTAACTGGAGCATGTGCAAAGGGCGCAATGGCACTCTGGTGTCCACCATTCGCTACGCCCGGATGAGTGTCGAGTTCTTCACCGAGTACACGAACAACGGCACGGACGTCAGGCTCGTCTCTGCGGGAACAGTGGCGCCATCTGAACTGACGGGAATAGGCATGACAATGAGCGGCAGCAGCGAGTTTGTTAAGAACGCTGTTTCGACACTTGCGGGGTCTTTCTCGGAGGCGGTTCGAGAAATGTGGCTAGGTACTCTTCCTGGATACCTGCTGAACGTACTACACGACATCAAGCGTAAGCGACAAGACAGGTAA